A genomic region of Pyrus communis chromosome 14, drPyrComm1.1, whole genome shotgun sequence contains the following coding sequences:
- the LOC137716203 gene encoding indole-3-acetic acid-amido synthetase GH3.6-like — translation MPEAPKKFLNPTEDYNLQDKNNKILHFIEEVTKTPHEVQKRVLAEILTRNAHVEYLQRHGLNGHTDRDTFKKIMPVIKYEDIQSDINRIANGDTSHILCSKPISEFLTSSGTSGGERKLMPTIEEELERRSLLYSLLMPVMSQYVPGLDKGKGMYFLFIKSEAKTPGGLVARPVLTSYYKSSHFKQRPYDPYTNYTSPNETILCPDSYQSMYSQLLCGLCQNKEVLRVGAVFASGFIRAIRFLEKHWTILCKDIASGTLNPQITDPSVREAVMKILKPDPKLASFIEGECRKDSWHGIITRLWPNTKYVDVIVTGTMSQYIPTLDYYSNGLPLVCTMYASSECYFGVNLNPLCKPSEVSYTLIPTMGYFEFLPVQRNNGINTNPVSVRKSLNEKEQQELVDLADVKLGQEYELVVTTYAGLYRYRVGDVLRVASFKNKAPQFNFICRKNVVLSIDSDKTDEVELQNAVKNAVNHLVPFDATVTEYTSYADTTTIPGHYVLFWELSLNGTTPIPPSVFEDCCLTVEESLNSVYRQGRASDKSIGPLEIKVVETGTFDKLMDYAISLGASINQYKTPRCVKFAPIVELLTTRVVSNYYSPKCPKWVPGHKQWCNID, via the exons ATGCCTGAAGCACCGAAGAAATTTCTGAATCCCACGGAGGACTATAACCTCCAAGACAAGAACAACAAGATCCTTCACTTCATCGAAGAAGTCACAAAAACCCCCCACGAGGTTCAAAAACGAGTCCTCGCTGAAATCCTCACCCGTAATGCTCACGTCGAGTACTTGCAGCGCCACGGCCTCAACGGTCACACTGACCGTGACACTTTCAAAAAAATCATGCCCGTTATCAAATACGAAGATATCCAGTCAGATATCAACCGTATCGCCAATGGTGACACCTCCCATATCCTCTGTTCCAAGCCCATTTCTGAGTTTTTGACCAG TTCTGGCACATCCGGAGGGGAAAGAAAACTGATGCCAACAATTGAAGAGGAGCTAGAGAGGAGGTCTTTACTTTACAGTCTGCTGATGCCTGTGATGAGCCAGTATGTCCCCGGACTGGACAAGGGCAAAGGAATGTACTTTTTGTTCATAAAATCCGAGGCCAAAACCCCCGGCGGACTTGTGGCCAGGCCGGTCCTAACAAGCTACTACAAAAGCTCACATTTCAAACAAAGACCCTATGACCCTTACACTAACTACACCAGCCCCAATGAGACCATCCTCTGCCCGGACTCCTACCAAAGCATGTACTCCCAACTCCTCTGCGGTCTCTGCCAGAACAAGGAAGTCCTCCGAGTCGGTGCTGTTTTCGCCTCTGGCTTCATCCGGGCCATCAGGTTTCTTGAGAAGCACTGGACTATATTGTGCAAGGACATAGCCTCCGGGACTCTTAACCCCCAGATTACAGACCCGTCAGTCCGCGAGGCAGTGATGAAGATCCTTAAGCCTGATCCGAAGCTTGCAAGTTTCATTGAGGGTGAGTGCCGGAAGGACTCTTGGCATGGGATTATTACCAGGCTTTGGCCAAACACAAAGTATGTGGATGTGATTGTGACCGGGACTATGTCCCAGTATATTCCGACACTGGACTATTACAGCAACGGACTGCCTCTGGTTTGCACTATGTATGCCTCTTCGGAGTGCTACTTTGGTGTTAATCTAAACCCTCTGTGCAAACCCAGTGAAGTGTCCTACACTCTTATTCCCACCATGGGATACTTTGAGTTCCTCCCAGTCCAGAGGAACAATGGGATTAATACTAATCCCGTCTCTGTCCGCAAATCACTCAATGAGAAGGAGCAGCAAGAACTAGTTGATCTTGCAGATGTGAAGCTTGGACAAGAATATGAGCTTGTTGTCACAACATATGCTG GACTGTACCGCTACAGAGTGGGGGATGTGCTAAGAGTGGCCTCATTCAAGAACAAGGCACCGCAGTTCAACTTCATATGCAGGAAAAATGTTGTCCTGAGCATTGACTCGGACAAGACTGATGAGGTGGAGCTCCAAAACGCAGTGAAAAATGCCGTGAACCATTTGGTCCCGTTCGATGCCACCGTGACGGAATATACTAGCTATGCGGACACAACAACAATCCCGGGACACTATGTGCTCTTTTGGGAACTTAGCCTCAATGGGACAACTCCAATCCCACCCTCGGTCTTTGAGGACTGTTGCCTCACCGTCGAAGAGTCCCTGAACAGCGTCTACCGGCAAGGCCGGGCCTCCGACAAGTCCATCGGACCACTCGAGATCAAGGTTGTCGAGACGGGGACGTTTGACAAGCTCATGGACTATGCCATTAGCTTGGGAGCTTCCATTAACCAATACAAGACCCCTAGGTGTGTGAAATTTGCACCCATTGTGGAGCTCTTGACCACAAGGGTGGTCTCAAACTACTATAGCCCCAAGTGCCCCAAGTGGGTCCCAGGCCACAAGCAATGGTGCAACATTGATTAG
- the LOC137714520 gene encoding uncharacterized protein, with protein MSSSSSRMMWELDQEEEELFNQSKGMFNLQVAKNEREYDKERRRRDDEARMGRASHSRRIIQAVAQIYRPSRSGNLDRSKQRRGLIPQQKITAALRMLAYGASADQVDKITRMGKSTILESLMTCCGAIESIYIAEYLRKPTNMDLQRHLKKAEMRGFPRMIGSIDCMHWT; from the exons atgtcttcttcttcctcaaggatgatgtgggaactcgatcaggaagaggaagaattgtttaaccaatcaaaAGGAATGTTTAATCTCCAGGTGgcaaaaaatgagagggaaTATGATAaggagcgtagaaggagagatgacgaagcaagaatgggcagggcctcacattcccgtcgaatCATCCAAGCTGTGGCTCAGATCtacaggcccagccgttccggaaaccttgatagaagcaagcaacgacgag GTCTCATTCctcagcaaaaaattactgctgccttgcggatgcttgcatatggagcatctgcagaccaagtggataaGATAACTAgaatggggaaatcaaccattcttgagtccctgatgacgtgttgcggagcaatcgaatctatctacatcGCAGAGTACCTCCGGaaacctacaaacatggacttgcaaaggcatctgaagaaggccgagatgcgtggttttcctaggatgattggaagcattgattgtatgcattgGACGTGA
- the LOC137716083 gene encoding uncharacterized protein — protein MDLLCNAYSNASDNEEAEAEGIKETFTPPNPKRLKPDNPFAHAKFHHPLPESTQFPTPQAEAPVPGRYISKRERALLATQPTVPEPNPNAPVTTLPVFGSISDSDVRRDVMSLLRNKGEKGTSQLGQLPQRMSVALNRHTKAVNAVHWSPTHAHLLASASMDHTICMWNVWSSDQKVARLLNFHSAAVKDVKWSHQGLSVLSCGYDSSSRLVDVEKGLEMQVFKEDQVVSVIKFHPDNSNLFVSGGSKGGIRLWDVRSGKVVHEYIRGHDPILDLEFSTNSKQIISSSDVSGRNLSENSIVVWDVSRQVPLSNQVYVEAFTCPCVRSHPFEPFFVAQSNGNYIAIFSLSPPFKLNKYKRYESHGVSGFPIKCVFSLDGEKLVSGSSDGSLYFYDYRSSELVRKIKAYEQACIDVAIHPVMPNVIASCSWNGEVSVFE, from the exons ATGGATCTGCTCTGCAACGCATACTCTAATGCCTCCGACAACgaagaagcagaagcagaaggaatTAAAGAAACCTTCACACCCCCCAACCCGAAGCGACTCAAACCCGATAACCCGTTTGCACATGCCAAATTTCACCATCCTCTGCCGGAGTCAACCCAGTTTCCGACCCCCCAAGCAGAAGCTCCGGTTCCTGGTCGATACATATCCAAGAGGGAGAGGGCGTTATTGGCTACCCAACCTACTGTCCCCGAACCGAACCCGAACGCTCCTGTCACGACCTTGCCTG TTTTTGGGAGTATTTCGGATTCAGACGTTCGTCGAGATGTTATGTCGTTGTTGAGAAACAAAGGGGAAAAGGGTACATCGCAGCTTGGCCAATTGCCCCAAAGAATGTCTGTAGCTCTAAATAGGCATACCAAAGCTGTCAATGCTGTGCATTGGTCACCAACTCATG CTCATCTTCTTGCCTCTGCTTCAATGGATCACACAATCTGCATGTGGAATGTGTGGAGCAGTGATCAGAAGGTAGCCCGTTTGTTGAATTTTCACAGTGCTGCAGTCAAAGATGTGAAATGGTCACATCAAGGATTGTCTGTTCTTTCTTGTGGATATGACTCCTCCTCAAGGCTGGTAGATGTTGAAAAGGGGTTAGAGATGCAGGTTTTTAAGGAGGATCAAGTTGTCAGTGTTATTAAGTTCCATCCTGACAATTCCAACCTCTTTGTATCGGGGGGCTCAAAAGGCGGAATCAGGTTGTGGGATGTTAGAAGTGGCAAGGTGGTCCATGAATATATTCGTGGTCATGATCCCATCCTTGATTTAGAATTCAGCACCAATAGCAAGCAGATTATATCCTCTAGTGATGTATCCGGACGCAACCTCAGTGAAAATTCTATTGTTGTTTGGGATGTTTCACGACAAGTTCCACTATCTAATCAG GTTTATGTGGAAGCCTTTACCTGTCCCTGTGTGAGATCCCACCCATTTGAACCATTTTTTGTTGCTCAGTCAAATGGTAATTATATTGCAATCTTCTCTTTAAGTCCCCCCTTCAAGCTGAACAAGTACAAGAGGTACGAAAGCCATGGAGTATCAGGGTTCCCCATTAAATGTGTATTTAGCTTGGATGGGGAAAAGCTAGTCTCGGGTTCCTCCGATGGTTCTTTATACTTCTATGACTACAGGTCTTCTGAGCTTGTTAGAAAAATCAAGGCGTATGAGCAGGCCTGCATAGACGTTGCTATCCACCCTGTCATGCCGAATGTGATTGCTTCGTGCAGTTGGAACGGAGAGGTTTCAGTGTTCGAGTGA